The Verrucomicrobiia bacterium genome has a segment encoding these proteins:
- a CDS encoding PVC-type heme-binding CxxCH protein, whose translation MQKPIHRSLTACLAATLFTSFVPIAPLHAADGTKDDKYPEGVSLADDPATAMKKFRITPGLKIDVFAAEPDIQDVVSFAFDDKGRAYVVETGRRRTSVYDIRKHRDWTENDLSFRTVQDRIDFLKEKLVPDNTALPKDIIKDRNNDGKFDWKDLEVESERIRLIEDTNGDGKVDKSSIYAEGFNTLVSGVAAGIAVKGEDVYFTCIPDLWLLKGVDKNGKAKERVPLLSGFGVHIAYGGHDMHGLKFGPDGKLYFTIADRGTHVETKEGKKIELPDTGAVFRCNPDGTDFEVVATGLRNPQELAFDQYGNLFTGDNNADGGDKARWTHIVEGADYGWRYGWQHLPKLGAWNSEKLWDLPPRNTAAYILPAAAHIGHGPAGISYYPGTGLPDKYKDTFFYADFPGGVRYFKMRPFGASYLVNNPKDYLMDNTLDKMDGKLIWGMYPTDVDFAPGGGIYVLDWVSGWEKTGKGRIYRLHDPEVDSSDAVTDTKTILAAGMRGRSDDELINLLGHQDQRVRLAAQYAIAEEARDKEFKKTKVTRFLRPFSKPLDALIIAAKTSRNQMTRVHALWAIAQMGQTPGLDHVQELVPLILDKDPEVRAQTARVMGIARYEGAFNALMQLLQDSDARVRYFAVQAAGRYGDTRAIERILNVARENGERDPYLRHACMMALLAIDGGKGLDAAAKDNSPSVRIAALLGMRKLESPDVAQFLKERDNLIVLEAARAINDVPINDAMPQLAELTKDAKASDPILRRAMNANFRLGKSSNAQAISTLVAQNNVSEAVRVEGIEFLGDWAKPGGRDRITGLWRPIANRDAAPAKQALKSTWKGLLNATNDNVRIAAIIAIEKLEMKEAGETLRSLVADSQLKVDVRVAALRALAGLKDSKLNDSIQIARADKEQMLRREGSRLLTAMAGPNMMKTIATTLEQGSVGEQQAALETLSGIQSEEADALVVIWLGKLKDGSVPREIQLDVLSAAQGRKAQTVKDALKAYTSKQNKKDTLYGFREVLYGGEARRGKEIFYERAEAACFRCHKINGEGGDVGPDLGKIGSQKDREFILDSIVHPNSIISPGYENVVVTLKSGPTVMGILKQESETELLVVSPEDGPTKIKKTDIAKREKGLSSMLPELGTILSKQDLRDVIEYLANLK comes from the coding sequence ATGCAGAAGCCGATCCATCGTTCCCTCACCGCTTGCCTAGCGGCGACATTGTTCACCTCTTTCGTTCCTATTGCGCCGCTTCACGCCGCGGACGGCACGAAAGATGACAAATATCCCGAAGGCGTCTCGCTGGCCGACGACCCGGCAACGGCGATGAAGAAGTTCCGCATCACGCCCGGCTTGAAGATCGATGTCTTCGCTGCCGAACCGGACATCCAGGACGTCGTCAGCTTCGCCTTCGATGACAAGGGCCGCGCTTACGTCGTCGAGACCGGCCGCCGTCGCACCTCCGTTTACGACATCCGCAAGCACCGCGACTGGACCGAGAACGACCTCTCCTTCCGCACCGTCCAAGACCGCATCGATTTCCTGAAAGAGAAGCTCGTTCCAGATAATACTGCCCTCCCCAAGGACATCATCAAAGACCGCAACAACGACGGCAAATTCGACTGGAAAGATCTCGAAGTCGAATCCGAGCGCATCCGCCTCATCGAAGATACGAACGGCGATGGCAAGGTGGATAAATCCAGCATCTATGCTGAAGGTTTCAATACGCTCGTCTCTGGCGTGGCCGCTGGTATCGCCGTGAAGGGTGAGGACGTTTACTTCACCTGCATCCCTGATCTGTGGCTGTTGAAAGGCGTCGATAAGAACGGCAAGGCGAAGGAACGTGTTCCCCTGCTCAGCGGTTTCGGCGTACACATTGCCTACGGCGGTCATGACATGCACGGCTTGAAGTTCGGCCCCGATGGCAAACTTTACTTCACCATCGCAGATCGCGGCACACACGTAGAGACCAAGGAAGGCAAGAAGATCGAATTGCCCGATACCGGGGCGGTCTTCCGTTGCAATCCTGATGGCACAGACTTCGAAGTCGTCGCCACCGGTCTACGCAATCCGCAGGAACTCGCCTTCGATCAATACGGCAACCTCTTCACTGGTGATAACAATGCTGATGGCGGCGACAAGGCCCGCTGGACCCACATTGTGGAAGGTGCCGATTACGGCTGGCGCTATGGCTGGCAGCACTTGCCCAAACTCGGCGCGTGGAACTCCGAAAAACTCTGGGACCTCCCACCGCGCAACACCGCTGCCTACATCCTGCCCGCTGCCGCGCACATCGGCCACGGCCCCGCTGGTATCAGCTATTATCCCGGCACCGGTCTGCCAGATAAGTATAAGGACACATTCTTCTACGCGGATTTCCCCGGTGGCGTGCGTTACTTCAAGATGCGTCCCTTCGGTGCCTCTTATCTCGTGAACAATCCCAAGGATTACTTGATGGATAACACGCTGGATAAGATGGATGGCAAACTCATCTGGGGCATGTATCCGACTGATGTGGACTTCGCTCCCGGTGGCGGCATCTACGTGCTCGATTGGGTCAGTGGCTGGGAAAAGACCGGCAAAGGCCGCATCTACCGCCTTCACGATCCCGAAGTGGACAGCAGCGATGCCGTTACGGATACGAAGACCATTCTCGCCGCTGGCATGCGCGGTCGTAGCGATGATGAACTTATCAACCTCCTCGGCCATCAAGACCAGCGGGTGCGTCTCGCCGCTCAATACGCCATCGCCGAAGAAGCGCGTGACAAGGAATTCAAAAAGACGAAAGTCACCCGTTTCCTTCGTCCCTTCAGCAAACCGCTTGATGCCTTGATCATCGCCGCCAAGACGAGCCGCAACCAGATGACCCGCGTTCATGCGCTCTGGGCCATCGCTCAGATGGGTCAGACTCCTGGACTCGATCACGTACAGGAACTCGTTCCGTTAATCTTGGATAAAGACCCCGAAGTCCGCGCGCAGACTGCTCGTGTCATGGGCATCGCCCGTTATGAAGGCGCCTTTAACGCCCTCATGCAATTGCTCCAGGACTCCGACGCCCGCGTCCGTTACTTCGCCGTTCAAGCCGCTGGCCGTTATGGCGATACCCGCGCCATCGAACGCATCCTCAACGTCGCCCGTGAAAACGGCGAACGCGATCCGTATCTCCGTCATGCGTGCATGATGGCCCTGCTCGCCATCGACGGCGGCAAAGGCCTCGACGCAGCCGCGAAGGATAACTCCCCCTCCGTCCGCATCGCCGCCCTGCTCGGCATGCGCAAATTGGAAAGCCCCGATGTCGCCCAGTTCCTGAAAGAGCGCGACAACCTCATTGTCCTGGAAGCCGCCCGTGCCATCAATGACGTCCCCATCAATGACGCCATGCCGCAACTCGCCGAATTGACCAAGGATGCCAAGGCATCCGACCCGATTCTGCGCCGCGCGATGAACGCCAACTTCCGCCTCGGCAAATCCAGCAACGCCCAAGCCATCTCCACCTTGGTCGCGCAGAATAACGTGAGCGAAGCCGTCCGCGTCGAAGGCATTGAGTTCCTTGGCGACTGGGCCAAGCCCGGTGGCCGCGATCGCATCACCGGCCTCTGGCGCCCGATCGCTAACCGCGATGCCGCTCCTGCAAAACAAGCGCTCAAGTCCACCTGGAAAGGCTTGTTGAATGCGACCAATGACAATGTGCGCATCGCCGCCATCATCGCCATCGAGAAATTGGAGATGAAAGAAGCCGGTGAAACCCTCCGCAGCCTCGTGGCTGATAGCCAACTCAAGGTGGATGTCCGCGTGGCCGCCTTGCGCGCCCTCGCCGGATTGAAAGATTCCAAACTCAACGACAGCATCCAGATCGCTCGTGCAGACAAGGAACAGATGCTGCGCCGCGAAGGCAGCCGCCTCCTCACCGCCATGGCCGGTCCGAACATGATGAAGACCATCGCCACCACCTTGGAGCAAGGCTCTGTGGGCGAACAGCAAGCCGCCTTGGAAACCCTCTCCGGCATCCAGAGCGAAGAGGCCGATGCCCTCGTCGTCATCTGGCTCGGCAAACTGAAAGACGGTTCCGTGCCGCGTGAGATCCAACTCGATGTCCTCTCAGCTGCCCAAGGCCGCAAGGCACAAACAGTGAAGGACGCCTTGAAAGCCTACACCTCCAAGCAGAACAAGAAGGACACCCTCTACGGCTTCCGTGAAGTCCTCTACGGCGGCGAAGCCCGCCGCGGCAAAGAGATCTTTTACGAGCGCGCCGAAGCCGCCTGCTTCCGCTGCCATAAGATCAATGGCGAAGGTGGCGATGTCGGCCCCGACCTCGGCAAGATCGGTTCTCAAAAAGATCGCGAATTCATTCTGGATTCCATCGTGCATCCGAACTCCATCATCTCCCCCGGCTATGAAAACGTGGTCGTGACTTTGAAGAGCGGCCCGACCGTCATGGGCATCCTCAAGCAGGAAAGCGAAACTGAATTGCTCGTCGTTTCACCCGAGGATGGCCCCACGAAGATCAAGAAAACAGACATCGCCAAGCGCGAAAAAGGCCTCTCCTCCATGCTGCCCGAACTCGGCACCATCCTGAGCAAACAGGACTTGCGCGATGTCATCGAGTATCTCGCCAACTTGAAATAA
- a CDS encoding tyrosine-type recombinase/integrase, with the protein MKSDSESKATRDEPEFQKVAECLYRHTGSSIYYGLVKRGGKQIRKSFKTTDRKIAERHLATFREQVARLSRVEGIGKISFKQLAERWLETIRYALKPSSLRRRETSVVQLNRHFGSLPVRNITAQTCDEWIAKRAGTRSASTFNNERETLRAILDYAQREGLILNNPAQAIKRRRLQKKEIVIPTRDQFSQLIKGIRDLDVRARDAADLIELLAYSGVRLGEATAMLWQHIDFVRGSFTVTGGEEGTKNHEARSVPLFPALKQLLERLIQERNPQPEDRIIRIDTAKKAMASACKDQSLPHFTHHAMRHYFASNAIEQGIDFKTIAGWLGHKDGGILVAQTYGHLRDIHSFEMAKRMTFTASSNE; encoded by the coding sequence ATGAAATCGGACTCCGAAAGCAAGGCCACTCGGGATGAACCCGAGTTTCAAAAGGTTGCTGAGTGCCTCTATCGCCATACTGGTAGCTCCATCTATTACGGGTTGGTGAAGAGAGGCGGCAAGCAGATTCGAAAATCCTTCAAAACCACCGACCGTAAGATCGCCGAACGCCACCTCGCCACCTTCCGCGAACAGGTGGCCAGACTCAGCCGCGTGGAAGGCATTGGCAAAATCTCTTTCAAACAACTGGCCGAACGCTGGCTCGAAACCATTCGATATGCCTTGAAGCCCTCCTCCCTTCGCCGACGCGAAACCAGCGTCGTCCAACTTAATCGCCATTTTGGTTCTCTACCCGTTCGCAATATCACCGCACAAACTTGCGATGAATGGATCGCGAAACGCGCAGGCACACGTAGCGCTTCCACCTTCAACAACGAGCGCGAAACCCTCCGGGCAATCTTGGACTACGCACAACGCGAGGGATTAATTCTCAATAATCCCGCGCAAGCCATTAAACGCCGTCGTTTGCAGAAAAAGGAAATCGTCATTCCTACCCGCGATCAATTCAGCCAATTGATTAAAGGCATCCGAGATTTGGACGTCCGCGCCCGTGACGCTGCCGATTTAATCGAACTACTGGCATACTCTGGCGTCCGGCTTGGTGAAGCTACCGCAATGCTTTGGCAGCATATCGACTTTGTGAGAGGTAGTTTCACCGTAACCGGCGGCGAAGAAGGCACTAAAAACCACGAAGCCCGCTCCGTTCCGCTCTTCCCCGCATTAAAGCAATTATTGGAGCGATTAATTCAAGAGCGCAATCCACAACCCGAAGACCGGATTATTCGGATTGATACGGCCAAGAAAGCGATGGCGTCCGCGTGCAAAGATCAATCGCTGCCTCATTTCACCCATCACGCCATGCGTCACTACTTCGCCAGCAATGCCATCGAGCAAGGTATCGACTTTAAAACCATTGCAGGCTGGCTTGGCCACAAAGACGGCGGCATACTCGTTGCCCAGACATACGGCCACTTGAGAGACATTCACTCTTTCGAAATGGCCAAACGCATGACTTTTACCGCATCGTCAAATGAGTAA
- a CDS encoding AAA family ATPase — protein sequence MVSPLETSALPHDPKAEKHALSLILRLIFEANETEARACMGLLDAGYFHLSGNHAVFHALQNCFHTETLPSVEPLINHLENQGMLKDEALELINGLKDANPDINSDFNSVRVRLETVQKRRLLGIAGRQAVRLSSDENLKGGQLTDAVRTLVDMVLVSKADKPSKKLLNFHSQASIRSWVAPDDLFLVGQGLITRGEVILIGGAPGIGKSRAALALAVSGATGRDWFGLPVRNRFRTLIIQCENGRHRLKSDFDALADAGIDLADAVMVTDCPDVGLKFACPAFRAEVKAEIERFKPSVVVVDPWTEATQGDKKEDYQNALANIRSCLPKGDNAPALIIVCHTRKPQGEEKTSGRGLLNLIAGSYTIGSAARTAFVIQKASDEPDDTRRVWTCCKANNCEMPPATAWDCSIASFEPLPDFDWTSFQAGGKTSGRPAKVSEEDIRTVLADGRRAAKKVVVDELMENCDCVASNAYEALKRCSHLLDTDENRLLYLKS from the coding sequence ATGGTTTCGCCACTCGAAACGTCCGCTTTGCCTCACGATCCCAAAGCGGAGAAACACGCACTCTCTCTCATCCTTCGGCTGATTTTCGAAGCCAATGAGACGGAAGCGCGGGCTTGTATGGGTTTGCTGGACGCAGGTTATTTCCACCTGTCCGGCAATCATGCGGTTTTTCACGCCCTGCAAAACTGTTTTCACACGGAAACCCTTCCGTCCGTGGAACCCCTTATTAACCACCTCGAAAACCAAGGGATGCTCAAGGACGAAGCCTTGGAATTGATTAATGGACTAAAGGACGCAAACCCGGACATTAATTCGGACTTTAATTCCGTCCGTGTCCGGTTGGAAACCGTCCAGAAACGCCGCCTGCTGGGGATTGCCGGACGCCAAGCCGTCCGCCTATCCTCGGACGAAAACCTCAAAGGCGGACAGCTTACGGACGCCGTTCGGACATTGGTGGACATGGTTTTGGTATCAAAGGCGGACAAACCATCGAAAAAGCTCCTGAATTTCCATTCGCAAGCATCCATCCGCTCATGGGTAGCACCGGACGACCTTTTTCTGGTCGGACAAGGATTAATCACTCGCGGGGAGGTTATTTTGATTGGTGGCGCTCCTGGCATCGGCAAAAGCCGTGCTGCCTTGGCACTGGCTGTGTCCGGCGCTACCGGACGCGACTGGTTCGGGCTTCCCGTCCGCAATCGTTTTCGGACGCTCATTATCCAATGCGAAAACGGACGCCACCGATTGAAATCCGACTTTGACGCTTTGGCGGACGCAGGAATTGATTTGGCGGACGCGGTTATGGTGACGGATTGCCCGGACGTCGGACTCAAATTCGCGTGTCCGGCATTCCGCGCTGAGGTTAAAGCGGAGATCGAGCGTTTTAAACCTTCGGTTGTCGTTGTTGATCCGTGGACAGAAGCCACGCAAGGCGACAAAAAAGAGGATTATCAAAACGCCCTCGCCAATATCCGCTCTTGCCTGCCCAAAGGAGATAACGCCCCGGCTCTAATCATCGTCTGTCATACCCGGAAACCACAAGGAGAGGAAAAGACCTCTGGACGCGGACTCTTGAACCTCATTGCAGGCAGCTACACCATCGGCAGTGCCGCCCGGACAGCCTTCGTCATCCAAAAAGCGTCCGATGAACCGGACGATACCCGTCGTGTCTGGACATGCTGCAAAGCAAACAACTGCGAAATGCCACCCGCTACCGCTTGGGATTGCTCAATCGCCAGCTTTGAGCCTTTGCCGGACTTCGATTGGACATCCTTCCAAGCAGGCGGCAAAACGTCCGGGCGTCCGGCTAAGGTAAGTGAAGAGGATATTCGGACGGTTTTGGCGGACGGACGCCGAGCGGCCAAGAAAGTGGTCGTTGATGAGTTGATGGAAAACTGCGATTGCGTCGCGAGCAATGCCTACGAAGCCCTGAAACGCTGTAGTCATCTGCTGGACACGGACGAAAACAGACTTCTCTACCTTAAAAGCTGA
- a CDS encoding DEAD/DEAH box helicase family protein — protein sequence MSTEADTCRKFVVPKLYSAGWNDDQIGEQRPFTDGRIVVAGKMAWRRPQKRADYLLRYRQSLPLAVVEAKASHKNAASGLQQAKEYAQILDLKFAYATNGHEIIEFDFLSGKESIIEAFPSPENLWNRLQYRTGLKAEQQQPLLTPPNLTNGKDPRYYQQIAINRTLQAIAGGKRRVLLTMATGTGKTVVAFQICWKLWTSKWNAKGDPTRKPRILFLADRNFLVDDPKDKTFAPFGDARHKIEGGDITHGRELYFSTYQSIAKDANRPGLYKEFAPDFFDLIIIDECHRGSAKEESNWRDILEYFTSAYQIGMTATPLRDENRDTYLYFGNPVYQYSLKQGIDDGFLAPYRVHRVITQWDAAGWRPSKDELDRYGRAIPDEEYRTADFERLVALRARTQAIAKHLTEFLKKTDRFAKTIIFCVDQEHASEMRTALNNLNKDLVKDYPNYVCRVTSDEGDIGRGHMERFQDPDTKTPTILTTSQLLTTGLDAPTCQNVVLVRMVNSMVEFKQIIGRGTRVRDDYGKLWFNIIDYTGTATRNFADPAFDGDPAFASQEEIDEYGKVKETEILTPEEPEDPSGEIKEPKEQIEIDYPADKEKRKYYYDGGQVEIAADLVYELDADGKQLRVVKLTEYTGDKVRSICPSTVELRARWSDPEQRAEMIQQLAERGIDFQALALQAGKPEADPFDLLCHLAYNAPILTRRQRADRVKKQETNFFDGYGPEAKAILGDLLEKYAADGELQFSLPDVLKVPPISHYGNVNEIIGRFGGTEKLRSAVNQLQSLLYAA from the coding sequence ATGTCAACCGAGGCAGATACGTGTCGTAAATTCGTCGTGCCGAAACTTTATTCGGCAGGGTGGAATGATGACCAAATAGGCGAACAACGCCCGTTTACGGACGGGCGAATCGTCGTGGCTGGCAAAATGGCTTGGCGACGTCCCCAGAAACGCGCTGATTACTTGCTCCGCTACCGGCAAAGCCTTCCCTTGGCAGTAGTTGAAGCAAAAGCTTCTCATAAGAACGCCGCCTCGGGACTTCAACAGGCGAAGGAATACGCCCAAATCCTTGATCTCAAATTTGCATACGCCACCAATGGCCACGAAATCATTGAGTTTGATTTCTTGAGCGGCAAAGAGTCGATCATCGAGGCATTTCCATCCCCTGAAAATCTTTGGAACCGTCTGCAATACCGTACCGGCTTAAAAGCAGAGCAACAGCAACCCCTCCTTACTCCGCCAAACCTTACTAACGGCAAAGATCCCCGTTACTATCAGCAGATCGCGATTAATCGCACTTTGCAGGCTATCGCCGGAGGAAAGCGCCGTGTCTTGCTCACCATGGCCACCGGCACCGGTAAGACCGTCGTAGCCTTCCAAATTTGCTGGAAGCTTTGGACTTCGAAGTGGAACGCCAAAGGCGATCCTACGCGCAAACCTCGCATTCTCTTTCTAGCAGATCGCAATTTCTTAGTAGATGATCCTAAAGACAAAACCTTTGCTCCCTTTGGTGATGCCCGTCACAAAATCGAAGGCGGCGATATTACCCACGGACGCGAGCTTTATTTCTCTACCTACCAATCCATTGCCAAGGACGCCAACCGCCCCGGCCTTTACAAAGAGTTTGCCCCTGATTTCTTCGATCTCATCATCATCGACGAATGCCACCGGGGAAGCGCCAAGGAAGAATCGAACTGGCGGGACATCCTCGAATATTTCACCTCCGCTTATCAAATAGGCATGACCGCAACGCCGTTGCGGGATGAAAACCGGGACACCTACCTTTACTTTGGCAATCCCGTCTATCAATACAGCCTCAAGCAAGGCATTGATGACGGTTTCCTTGCCCCTTACCGCGTCCACCGCGTCATTACGCAATGGGATGCCGCTGGCTGGCGTCCGAGCAAGGATGAGTTAGACCGCTACGGACGCGCCATCCCGGATGAGGAATACCGCACTGCCGATTTTGAACGCTTGGTTGCCTTACGCGCCCGGACGCAAGCCATTGCCAAGCATTTAACCGAATTCCTGAAAAAGACGGATCGCTTTGCCAAGACGATCATCTTTTGCGTGGACCAAGAGCATGCTTCGGAGATGCGCACGGCGCTGAATAATCTGAACAAGGACTTGGTAAAGGACTATCCGAATTACGTTTGTCGCGTGACATCAGACGAAGGCGACATCGGACGCGGACACATGGAACGTTTTCAAGACCCCGATACCAAAACGCCAACTATCCTTACCACCTCCCAATTACTCACCACCGGCCTAGACGCCCCTACGTGTCAGAACGTCGTTCTTGTTCGCATGGTGAATTCCATGGTGGAATTTAAGCAGATCATCGGACGCGGCACACGTGTCCGTGATGATTACGGCAAGCTTTGGTTCAATATCATCGACTATACCGGCACTGCCACGCGGAATTTCGCCGATCCTGCTTTCGATGGCGATCCGGCCTTTGCTTCTCAAGAAGAAATTGATGAGTACGGCAAGGTGAAGGAAACCGAAATCCTTACGCCCGAGGAACCGGAAGATCCAAGCGGTGAAATCAAAGAGCCGAAGGAACAGATCGAAATTGATTACCCGGCAGACAAGGAAAAGCGGAAATACTATTACGATGGCGGACAGGTAGAGATTGCTGCCGACCTCGTTTACGAGCTGGACGCGGACGGCAAGCAATTGCGCGTGGTGAAGCTGACGGAATACACCGGGGATAAAGTGCGTTCCATTTGCCCGAGCACGGTGGAGCTACGTGCCCGTTGGAGCGATCCCGAGCAACGCGCCGAGATGATTCAGCAGTTGGCCGAGCGCGGCATTGATTTCCAAGCCCTCGCCCTGCAAGCAGGCAAGCCCGAAGCCGATCCTTTCGATCTCCTTTGCCATTTAGCTTACAACGCGCCCATTTTGACTCGCCGCCAACGCGCCGACCGCGTGAAGAAACAGGAAACCAACTTCTTCGACGGTTATGGACCGGAAGCCAAGGCGATCCTCGGCGATCTTCTGGAAAAATATGCTGCCGATGGGGAGCTGCAATTCAGTTTACCGGACGTTCTAAAAGTTCCACCAATTTCACACTATGGAAATGTGAATGAGATAATTGGACGATTCGGAGGAACAGAAAAACTACGAAGTGCAGTTAACCAACTACAGTCACTGCTGTATGCTGCATAG